The window GCCACATGGGCTCCCAAATGTCCTGCGCGCAGTAACCTGAGGCCCCTCCCCTACACGGGGCACCACAGCAGCGCAAGCGTAGCGGGGATGGGAGAGGCAAGCCTGTgcccaggaggctgggagagcTCGGAGGGCACTCCTCCGGCCTGGGAGTCTGCTGCCGTGACCCCCGAGCCGTGAGGGACACACAGGCCACGCAGAGAGAAAAGTGGGTCCTTCTTACTCCGGGTTAGGGAGCCAGGACGGGGAGGACGGTGCCAGCAGGCAAGGGCGGGAACAGAGGCTCGTACGGGGCGGGCTCTGGGGCTGGCACAGGCACGTGCCCAGCCTGTGCGCCCCCGCCGGccctctccttgccctcccctgGGGCAGGGCATCGCCCCATCCCTCACCTTCTCCTTGTGCTGGGTGTTGTTCTCCAGGCCATCGACCTGCAGGAGTTTCTTGGCCACCCCAATGCAGGGCAGGTCCGTGAGGACGCCGAGGTGACAGGCCACCCCAAAGCCTacaggggcagagggtgaggctGGGCTCATGGGGCAGCGAGCCAAGGCGACCAGAGACAGCGTGGAGACTGGGGACAAACCAGAACCCGCCGCAGCTCCCCAGGTAAACAGAAGCCTATCGGCAGACTGAGCCCTGGGGAGCCAGGACGCGGACGGCCAACCTGACCTGGAATGTGGCCCTCGCCCCGCTTCACGGTCACCAGGCGGAGGACACCCCCTTCCCTTCGGCGACATTAGGAGCCTGATTAGCTCACGATACTTCATCCCgtttctccttctgctttctggcactttccatcctttctcttttGCAGCTGCCACCAGGCCTCTGTGTCACCCTCCCAACACACTCTTGGGGCTCCGGCCAGGCAGTGCGTAGTCACACGCTGGCACCCAGGGTTCTCGAGGCAGTGGCCAAAACGTCCGATGCCAGCCCTTCCCAGATCCCTGtgcggccccgcccccaggctccTGACTTCTCCCTCAGTCATTCTCTCCGGGGTCAGCACCCCGGCACCCGGGCGGGGGCAAGTTCCCCAGTGCCAGTGGGGAGCGGGCACTCCTGTCCGGCTTCAGTGGGCCTGTCAGAGCTCCGGGTGGGTAGCGGCGGGACAGGCCAGCTGAGCAGCAGTCAGGACCAGAGTGGCCGAGGGCACCTGAGACAGGCCAGCATGGAGCGCTAGGGGAGGCctcagggggcaggcagggaagaGGCGGGGGTGACAAGAAGCAGGTTCTTTACTGGGTGGGGTCCTAACCAGGACAGCCAGCCCAGGGGGGAGCGGCCAGGGCCAGGCCGGCAGCAGAGGGTCCTGGGCAGGGGGCGAGCCCTCTGTGAGGGGACCGTCAGAACCGTCCCCTTCTGGGCCCTGTCTTTCAGGGGCAGGGTTACCTCGGTGGTGGAGAAGCCCATTTCCATCCACAAGGAGTACCTGGAAGAACCACACGTGACAGTCAGCCAGCCgaactgcccctcccccgtcagGCCGGGGCAGCCTGGAGCAGGTGGGGTGGGCTCACCacttctgggggtgggaggctttTTGGGAGATCCGGCAAAAGCGCACCCTCTCCAGGGAGGTCAGAGACCTCGGCCTGCAGTGGGTGACGTGGCCTTCCCTCCTGGGTGGAAAGAGAGGGTCTCTCTCCTTGGAGTCGAGGTACCTGCCTGGGGCACGAGGCCGGGCTCCTTCTCCCGCAGCCGCCGCACCGCAGCCACCAGAAAGGGCACCTCTCGGAAGGCCAGGAAGCCCGACACGTAGGGAGCCGTCAGGCTAACCATGCGGCAGTCCTCATACACCACCTGTCGCCAGGCACCCGGTCACCGGCAGGCACGGCCCCCGGCTCCTGCCGGCCTTCAGCCTGTCACCCTGCAGCCCTTGTCTCGCTGCCGCCggctccctccccttctcccgccccccccccccccccgactcctcCTCTCGGCCTCCCTCTCTGGGggggcaggtgtgaggtggccaGGCGAGCACCGGGGCCCCCTCGAGCCTCTCCGCCGCCCCACGCCGCCCCCGCTGGGCTTcggggaggctcagagaagacagagcacaagaagcaCGTGTGTGAAGCGGCACCAGAGTGAGGATGTTACTGTTCCCCACTAGCAGGGGACttgggggaggagaggccaggTCTTCACAGAGAAAGCAGCCACAAGACAGGCAACCCCAGCCTCGTGGAAAGAGTTCAGAGACTCAGAAAAGGACAGGCAGGGCCTCAGagctgggcaatctggaagagaAGAGGGGTTCCTGGGGACAGGACAGTGCAAAGAGCCCCAGGGCCCTTTCGAAACCACAACTTCAGCCCTCCCCCAAAGCTGGGCTCTCCCCACCTGTGCCCCCCACGAGGGAGGGGGCACGTGCCCCAGCATCTCTGTCAATGACTCCCGGGAACCTTCTCCAACTGCCAGTGACCCAAAGCGGGCAGGGTCTCCCGTGACGACGACCGCGGCACCAGACTCACAGGGAACCCAGCAGACCGGAGTGCTGAGCCCCACACGATAGGGTGACTTCACAGGAACACACGCGAAGTTCAAGCGTGGCCTGAGTTCTCACAGGATGATGGCCGCTTATCTCTGAATCTGTCCGCACAAGTTCCAGAAACCAGAGATCTACAAGCAGAGGGCAAACACTCCCCGACCCCATCTCACAGCGTAACCGAGGGATGAGCCTATTGGGACCGTTGGTGTGCACCTCTGTGCAGAAGTAAACAGCCCGGGACGGCAGAGCCCGCTCTAGGCGCGCACTGGGCAAGGCCGGGGGCACCTACGGGACGAGACCCGTAGGCAGCCCGGCCAGCCGGGACCTGGAGGAAGAGGCCTGGAAGGCCACAGGGCCAGCAGCGGCCTTCTcggggaggggagaagcaggagaGCCCTGCAGGGTTGTGGTGAAGAAAACGAGGTCAGAAGTGTGAGGCTCTTCAGAAACAAGAGAGCCAAGAATCAGAAGGCGTGCTGCCTGTCTTCACCTCAGGAAAGGACACCATTCACTGGAGCGACCACCCCTCACTGTCCCTCATGAGCTAAGAAGCCCGGCCAGCCACCCAGACCCCAGCCCTCCAGACCCGGTTAAACCCGACTCTGGATGAGCAGCGAAAGGCCGTACAAACCCAGACAGAAATAATCCAAGTCCATCAGTGATGAAACAAATGCCGCCCCTGGCCAGCTGTGCGGCCGAGGAAAATGAACTATTCTTAAATGGCACACGGAGAACacaaggcaaaaaataaaaacttggaatggaaacacacaaaaacacaagaaagacagaaagaccaGAGTTCGTGActgcagaagaaaaacaagggaagagagcCGAACTAGTAAATAGAGCACTTAAAACCACAACGCgaaaaatgttccaaaaataaaaggaaatctgaCCCCGCACGTTCAGAAACCCAAGTATGAACTTGGAGAAACGGACCCGGAACAGCCAGATCAAGAAGtaacttgtgaaaaaaaaaaaaaaaaaaagagtaaaggaaaCACAGGCAACATCCTGGACAACCTGTCACTCCCCACACGGTCTAACAGCAAGAGTGGATTTAAAATACACCTTAAGGGGCGACCAGGGGCCTCAGTAGGTTGATCGCCCAtctctcgatcttggctcaggtcacgatctcacggttcatgggactgagcccccacgtcgggctctgttgacactgcggagcctgcttggggttcgctctttctccctccctccctcacactttctcaaaataaataaaagacgtaaaaaaaatctttaaaaaaatgttaaaccttTATAAGCTCAGAGAACAAAACAATACTTCAGAGGAAACTGGGGAAATGAGCTGTGGAAAGGGACTCAGGTGATGCTATAGGATTACAATGACCGCTCCGAGGTCCGGTAACGACACTGCTGTCATGCGTAGAAGGCCATTCTCGGGACAGGGCTGCTGAGGTGCTCGGAGGTGAGCTGTCACCTCCGGGAGACACTTTCGAATCCCTcagcacgcacgcgcacacacacgcacacgcacacacacacacacacacacacagaaatcagtcGGCAACAGGCGGATCTAAGTAGAGACTATTCAGGTGTCCAATGTATTATTCTTTCAACGTTCACACATTTTCAgcttaaagatctggaaaaaggaaaaaactcaaTTGTGTGAGCACCACGTGGACGGTCAGAATCTCTGTGAAGGTCTGCAGGTTTCGACCTGGGTCGATGAAGTGGTGCCCCTACAAACTCCGTCTCAGGCTGCACGTAGGTCCGCCGGACTGGGGAGGAACTACATTTGAGGAGGATGGCGGGAAGGTCTGTCCTGCGCTCTGCCGCCTGAGGCACAGTCGATGGACCGACGCCACAGACAATTCAGCTTCCCGTGGAAAAGAACACACTAACCGGGTGTCCAACTACGAACGGGCTGCGTTGTGAGACCACCATCCGCCAGGGCAACCAAGGAAAGGACTCCTGGCTGCCTGGAGGGTGGTTCAGTGCTCCCCACCCCGGCTGTGCTCTGTAATCACAGGGATGCTGTTTAAAGAAGCGGGTTTCCAGGCCGTCCACTGGgagaccttttttttcttcaggaaatgaGTTGGGGCTCTGGggtcaatacattttttaaaaactttattgagataaattTACTACCATAAAGTTCACTTGTTTGAAGTGTATAATTCAACGTTCTCGTTATTTATAGACTTGAACAACCGTGTAATTCTAGAATACTTTCATGACCGCCCCCAAGTAAACCTCACCTCCATTAACATTCACACCGCATCTATCCCACTCCTTAGCCCTCGGCACCCAGGaatttactctctgtctctggatttgcctatggaatttgtatttctaaacacGCTTCCGGAGACTGACGGGGCAGATCTGTGCGATTAGGCGTTTGGGAGCCGCTGCGCCAGGCTCTGCCAGAACCCTTTCCCAGTGCAAGCTTCCGGAGCACAGGATGACGGGTGCCGACTCCATCCAAGCAGCAGGCACTCTGCTCCGTGCTGGGGCTCCACGACAACACAGCATCACCCTACCCTCGAGAACCTACGCTTGGTGCGGTAACTTTTGAGTACAACGCAGAAGCGCTGCGTAACAACGAGACCAAGGACAGGGATGAGAGGTGATTAACTCTGCAGCTAGGGAAAAGGACAGACCGACAGGACTGTGTGAACCGGGCCTTGAAAAGTGAGAAGCTGTCCTAAGAATTAGCAgtgctatgtttattttttgagggctTACCACGTGCCAACCAGTTGCTTTCCATGCACGATCTCATTTATCCCTCACCACAGCTAACTATCAATAGTATTTTCATCCTTGAtttagaaaggaggaaatggaggcccagggGGTTGAAGTGGGAGCGGCAGAGTGGAGGTAAAGACTTAGGCAGTCTGGCTCCCGCGTCTATGCCTTATTCCCAAGGCCATCCTACCAAGTGACCAGGCGACCTGGGAGGGCAGGGACTCTGGTTCCATCACCCCGCTATACCCAGCTCCTAGCAACGGCAGGTGCCCAGTACGTTTTTGCTGAATTTTGACTCCAGGGGTCTTTCGAGTAAAGCACAAAGACACGGAGGCAGGAACATGCGGTCGTGGGGAGCAGGCAGATGAGCAGGGAGGGCGAGGCTGTGTGCTAAGAGCAAAGCGTTCCCTGTCCAGTCTTCCTGAACTGTTGACTCCAAATCAATCACGGGCATACTGCTCATTCCTTCATGTATCTGGGTGTCTTCTCTATGACAGGCATTGAGCTAGGTGCCTAAGGCTACAACTGGTGGGCATGACAACCTGATTTCTATCGTCGTGGAGTTTACATTCTGGTAGGAGGAGAGGCAGATCCGCCAATCCTATCCCAGGGCAATGAAGAGAAAAGACAGGGTACTGAGAGTAACTCCTGATCTTGCAGGGTGAGAGGGGTGCTTACCGGAGCACCTGAGACACAACTAGGGGGTAGCCAGGAGAATATTCCAGGACAGGAAACACCAATGTAAGGTCAGGCAGGCAGACAGAGCATGGCATGTGTGAGGAATCTAAAGAACTCCCGAGTGGGGAAAGGGGGTTGGTGAGAATCTAACCTACAGCGTCATATTAAGCTGGGTCGATTCCCCAAGGGCCTTTACACTTGTCAGCAAGCACACAGAATCTCCTTCGGTTTTtacctcccttctctttccttcagagGCTTCCCCACCGACTAACGAAATCCTACAAAAGGAGAAGCGTGGTTCTACGCTGGCCCTGTTCCCTGTCCCGCCTCTCACTAACGCAGCCCGAAGCCCGAGCGGGACGGCCCCCGCGGGGTTACCTCGAGCTCAGGGTAGCTGAGCACCACCAGCGAGGCACAGGCGCTGACACTGTCTCCCTTCACAAAGGACACGTCCACGCCCCCGACCCTCTGCAGCCCCGAGAAGCCGGGGTCCCGCTGCCACGCCTCCGTGTCCCGGTCCACCACGAGGGCCTTCAGCTGGGCTtgctccctgagggcagacaCACGTCCAGCGGGCCTCCTGGCCCCGCGGGGCTTGAGGCTCTTCCCCGGGGCACTCCCGGTCTCACCACCCCCCCGCTTCCCGGGGAGCCCGGCCTCGGGGACGCCCCCTCCACGGTCTCACCTTCCGGCCCCCTGCACCGAGACGCGGCGCCGGAAGCGAGCGCCGCCAACCCCGCCGACTACAACTCCCGAAGGCCCTTTCGCCTGCGTGCCGggcctccccccagccctccgCGGCCCCAGAGTCGCTCCAGCCCCGCAAATTGGCTGTCACCCGACCCCATTACCTTATCCAGAGCGACAGGGTCTCCTTCGGGGGCAGCTCCGCCGCCTCCCTAGCCATGGCTCGGCCCCAAACGCCCCTTCCGGTGGCGTCCCTTCCTGGTGGCGTCACTTCCGGCTACTCGCGCGCAGGCGCCCTGCTGCTTTCGTGGCCTTGGCGCTTCTGGTTGGCGAAGCCGGGTCCGGACGCCGCCGCCTGGTGGCGGGAGGCCGGCGGGTAGCCCTGCCCGCTCCTGGCCGCCCGCCCACCTGCCCCGCCCGGGTCTGAGCCGTCCCGGCCGCGCGCGGGCGCCTTCAACCGGGACGAAGGCTCGAGCGGCGACCAGAGCAGCTTCGAGACGGCGCGGGCTGCGGGCGGTAACTGGCGACGGCCGGGTTTGCTCGCAGCCTGGTCGGCCCCCGGTGCCCcgggggtgggtgtgggaggcCGGGGGTGCCGGCCGCCCGCGTCTTGCGCGCGGTGTGCAGTGCAGGGTGGGCGAGGCAGGGTGACCTTCCACGTCGGGCACCTCGCACGCTCCCTCAGCTTCTGGCACCGGACGTGCCGAGCCGCCCGGACCCCATCACCGAGCACCTGCCCTCTCCGCGGCTCGTGGGTTTGGGTCCGGTGACTTCCGTAAAAGCTTTGAGAGCACGGCGCAATCCTTAGTGGACCACACTCGCGAATTCGGGTGGGTCCTAGTGGGCCCACAGCCTCGCCCAGTAGACCAAACACGGACCACCTTTGGCACGTTGACGCTTACCCCAGGCTCCTCAATTTAACGAGCTCTTCGTGCCCGGCCTCGTGCGCGGTGCCGTGAGAGTGGCGGGGATGCCTACTTTACCCTGGCCGTGGGGAAGTTAAGAGGAGCCCTGGGGGATGAGTGGGAGACAGCATTCCACAAAGGGCACAGCACATGTAAGGGTCCTGGGGTTGAAAAGAGGTTGGTGTAGTTGAGGCACTGAAGGCAGCCAGGGAGACTGATGGGTGGCGATTTGACCCGTGGTTTGTATTCTCCCAGGGGAAATCGGGGAAGTGTGTGGATAAGAACTGTAGTCTGAATATAGATTTCAAGAGGAAATATGGAAGTTTGAGGTTCAGGAAAGGCTTTATGTAGCATTTGACCACCCACAGGTGTGGTGCTTAAATGGGGTGTCTTTGGATGGGATGGGAGCCCCCAGATGTGGGACAGTGATTGGTGGGAGTCGGTGGCACAGGatgtgaaagaattcacctgaggcagaacagagGAGATGGAAGGTTACTGAATACGCCGCAGGGGAGCAGCAGGcagggcaggacagcagaggagaggctgtctgccaGGAGGCCGTGGGAGGGGGCTGCTTTTATAAAGAGAGAAGGTGAGGAAGGGGCTTGTGCAAGGCCCTGGAACTGGCAAATGGGAGGGCCAAGGCCTACACTGGGGGCCATCTGGGATGTATTGTGTCGGCCTTGTCATGGTACAGGGCGGTGAGGATGAGGAGGCCCTGGGCTTGGGTAACTGGGGGCCACTCGTGGGCCTGTGGAGCTGGGGCCAAAGTTGCTCTGGGCTGAGGCTCTGCTGTGCTTGGGGGTGCGGGCGGTGGCAGCCAGGGGGATGCTAGGGCCTGGGGCACCCTCATAATCAGGATGGGTGTGGAGGAAGGGACGAGGTTGAAGGCAGGCCTGTATAGGATGTGCAAGGTCCCGGGGCAGCTTGCATGGGCTCCGGCTAGGGCCCTTCCTCCATTTCTCTGCTCTTGCCTCGGTGGTCCCCCCAGATCCTTCCTCCTCAGAAGGAAGCAGGGCCCTGCTGTCCCCAGTACCCTGATGATGTGTGAAATGCTCAGCATCTGTGCGTTCCTGGTGCTGGTTTTCCAGTTGGAAATGGGAGCCATGAATGCTTGTGCATAAGTTTAATTAGTGACTGAGAAGGGActggaagaaaggcaggaagcGATGCGAATGCTAGCCATGGCTTGGATGGATGGTCACCCTCAGGTTTTCTCCCTCAGCCCCATCCAGTAGCTCTCCAGGCCCCGCCGATACAGCAACTTCTCAGTGCGTGACTGTTAAGTCAGAGGTGTGCCAGGGCCCGCGTGCGTGCCCAGACTTGGGCAGCGTTACCAACCCTAGCATTGCCTTTGCCGGCACCGTCTTCACGGTGAATGCTTATCGCTGGAAGTTCGTGTCTAGGTTAGCACTGCCTGGCTCTGGGAACGGCCGACATAGCTCACGGCTGCCTCCGTGAACAAGTGATGGAATCCCGCAGCCCGTGACAAAAAGTGGCTAATTTACACACACGGTAAGGTCTTAAAGAGGAGacagcagggcgcctgggtggctcagtcgagcgtccgatttcggatcaggtcacgatctcacagtttgtgagttcaagccctgcgtttgCTGTTGACAGCCTctgctgtcggcatggagcctgcttgggattccgtctccctctctctgcccctcccctgtgcactcgtgtggcgcacatgctctctctctcaaaaataaacattaaaaagaaacaaagaggagacAAAGCGCCATTTCTGCCTGGGCAGGAAGCAGGAGGGGTGCATTTGGGAAATGTGCAAACGAACGGATGTGAATGGAGATGGGAAccgggaggaggaggcagaggatcgGCCAGGGGCCCGGAACAGAAGCTGCCGGAAGAGGAGTCTGACGGCAGGGGCGAGGCCTCCTCTAGAAGCCCCCAGTTTCTCTCCTGGAGGAGCCTCTCCatttggaagagaaaatgcagTTTCCCCCTAAAGTGGGATTTTCCCGCTCGAATGTAAGTGGGCCGCTGGAAGCTCACAGTTTATCCCGTTACCCCGTCTTTCCTTCTGCAGAGGAAAGGTTTTCCCGTCTCGCAACCCCGCTTTGTGAACAGAGGGGCTCTCCGACAGGGTTAGCTGCAGCGCTGCTGTCTTCCGGCGAAGGCATTTCGGGCGGGGAATGGGGGGCTCGCCCTCTGAGGCCGAGGCGGAAGCTTCTGGCTTGGAGTCTGGAGACCGGGCAGGGATGGCCAGCTGTGGATCCCCCGCTCGGCTATCATTGTGTCCCGAGGAAAGGTTTACCTCTCACTTTCTACACTGGGGTGTACGTCTTCTGCCCAGAACCTTCCACTACATGGATGCAtctacatttacacacacacacacacacacacacacaccccaaaaccaTTCCCCATGGCTGAGTTGATGTCTACTTGCCATAAACTGAAGCTCTACCCTCAGAGAGAAGGATTCTTTAGCAGCAAAACTCAAGTTTATTAAAACAGGTATGACAAGTATAATAAAATTGACATTTGCTTGTGCTAGGCCAGTGTATTTCTGTATAAACAAGATAATCTAGATAAGACCATTAAGGCTTTGAAGGTATAGCATACGAAACAAAATATTAGTTAAAAAACCCTTCattaaaagtgaggggaaaaaTTCCCAGCCCCAAAAAAGGATTCACAGCAAGATATTGACCCCTAACTCCCACTGCTAAGGTGTGGCACAGTGAGGGACCAGAGCAGCACCTGGCGGGCCACACCAGCTCCGTCCCAGCTTGGAAGAATCAAAGGGATTCCCAGTGCAAGTCGACGAGCTGGACAGGCGCCCTCCCTGCTGCACCTCAACCCGTtaggggggctgggggggtaCCTTTGCATAGTCTAGAACGATACAACAATCACGGGTTACTAAGTTCAAGGGGGTGTTGTATCAGATTAATTACTGAGGGGGCCCGGGCCACCGTGCTCCCCTTCATCAGACGCTCTGAGGAGCACGGAGGACGGTTCCCTCTGCAGCTCCCTCCACTGTGGCCGCAGCGTGTTCGGTGGTCCCGGCACCGTCGTTTCCGCAATCTCAAGCTGCCCACGTCGTTAACTCACTCAGAATGTATATTGAAGACACTCGCCTCTGACTTGTAAACAGTGGTCATCTCAGTGCCGACGGGTGCCCAGCCACCTGGGAGCAGGCGTCAGTCCAGAGGCCACCAGTACCCAAGGAGACTGTGCAAAAGAGACACTTCCCTCACAGTAAGAAACGTGgcatatcggggcgcctgggtggcgcagtcggttaagcgtccgacttcagccaggtcacgatctcgcggtccgtgagttcgagccccgcgtcgggctctgggctgatggctcggagcctggagcctgtttccgattctgtgtctccctctctctctgcccctcccccgttcatgctctgtctctctctgtcccaaaaataaataaaaaatgttgaaaaaaaaaattaaaaagaaacgtGGCATATCACATCGAGTTgactattctcttttttttccttttgcagaaACTTAGCTGGTTCTATAttctctctgagtctgttttttATGCCTTGGCGGAGATTCGGAGGAAGGACCAGATAGATTCAGAGGGAGGACGCGTTTATTTAGCACGATCCCGGACAGTTTAAAAGTTCCCACAAAGATGCTGCAACCATGCCTTTGATCCAAGTTTGTAT is drawn from Panthera uncia isolate 11264 chromosome E1, Puncia_PCG_1.0, whole genome shotgun sequence and contains these coding sequences:
- the ENDOV gene encoding endonuclease V; this encodes MAREAAELPPKETLSLWIREQAQLKALVVDRDTEAWQRDPGFSGLQRVGGVDVSFVKGDSVSACASLVVLSYPELEVVYEDCRMVSLTAPYVSGFLAFREVPFLVAAVRRLREKEPGLVPQVLLVDGNGLLHHRGFGVACHLGVLTDLPCIGVAKKLLQVDGLENNTQHKEKIGLLRAGGDSFPLTGGSGTVLGMALRSHDHSTKPLYVSVGHKISLEAAVRLTRGCCRFRIPEPVRQADIRSRDYIRRTLGAPTPPAPGQDRSQKVQRPKGGSEELEDEGRPPEAHGQGPETAESPRPTRPAAASVEPSCAQ